CGTCGTCATAGCGGGTGTGCAGCGCGGCGAGACCGGGGAAGTCCTGCAGGGCGAGTCCCTTGGCCTTGGGCCAGTGATCGACGCCGTCGCGGTGCTCCGGCTCAGCGGCATCCGCGAATCGGAACGCCAGCACGCGGTCGCCGGCGACTCTGCCGTCGGGGTGCACGGTCAGGGAGTCGCGGTGCTCGGGAGTGAGCCCCTTGATCGGGTGGCGATAGAGGGAGACGACGCGTGCCATGAGGAGATCCTCTCAGCTGCCGAACCCCGCGCACGACGAATGAAGCACTGGTGCCGAGATTGTCTCCTCGGCACCAGGCCACGACGAAACACCCGCACCACGTGCGGGTGTGACGAACAGAGGGGCGGTCAGGCCTTCTCTAGTTCGTCCTCGTCTTCGTCGGCATAGTCATCGGCCCACTTGTCGACATATGCGTCTTCGTCGGTCGGGTGAGCCAACTCGCGCTCGAGAGCGGAGTAGTTCACCGACGGACTGTACGCCTTGAGTTCGCGGGCGATCTTGGTGTGTTTCGCCTTCTGACGGCCACGGCCCATGCGCGAGACCCCCTCACGAGTTAAGCGGCGGGTTTGAAGGCCCGCGGCATTTTTCACGACACCGGTCTAAAGCCGGTAAGAGTAGCATTCAGAATAGCACGCGGGTAAGACCCTCTGGCCGACGCCAGGCAGGTGAAGGGAACGATCTCCATGACCGACAACACCTCTACTCCCTCCGACGAGGCCGCACAGAACGCGGCGCTGCAGAAAGCCGTCATCGTCGGCATGCAGGTCGACCAGGATCGGCACGTGAT
This DNA window, taken from Microbacterium maritypicum, encodes the following:
- a CDS encoding DUF3073 domain-containing protein; its protein translation is MGRGRQKAKHTKIARELKAYSPSVNYSALERELAHPTDEDAYVDKWADDYADEDEDELEKA